CACCACATGCATTTCACCCTTCTCCCCTGGGCGAGGCGGGCATGGCTTTGAACGTGATCCATTCTCATTGGAACTAGAAGAGCAGTGAAGCAAGGTATCCACTATATAGCTATTGCTGCGTGATGCACTTAATGCAGGGGGAAGAGTCCCAGATGCTGGAGGTTTCTTCACTACATTTACAACCACACCCCATCCCCAGTCGGTTGAACCATCCCTCACTTTAACCTGCCACAATGCAAAATACTGAGCGCAAAGGAACTGTACAAATTCCGTAAAGTCTACAACAGAACTAATAATAAAACAGTTCATCATAGGAATAAAAGAGTCAGCAGAAGCACAGAAAGTATTCCTGCAGTTTCTCATCGGCCAAGTAAAATGGTGGTGAACATAACCAACTCGTCCACAAACAGGAACATAACTTGTGAAGGGTTGAGTTGCCTACCAGCCTTCCAGGAACCAAATATAACAAAGCCCTCTCTGGTCTAATCATCTCAGACATTATTTTCTTCTCAAGTTCAGATATATCAAGCCCCAATTTGTGATATTCAGCAAGATCAATCTGTTCAGGGAAATGTGTAAGTCAATCAACAATGACAACGATAACAAAGCCACAGGAGAACAAGAATGAATACTACAGTGAAAATAGCATACCTCTCCTGAGGAGTCAAGCAAGGTTGCTTCATCCTCCAACCGAGTGATCTTCTGAACTATTTCTGGCAATGCCTGAAAAGCAAAGGTAGCTTATATTTTACACTGGCTATTATATGACAGTACAAAGCATCTATAAAAGATCCTGAAACAAACCTTCTCATACTGAAACTGATGGAATGAATGCCTAATCACATGTTCTGCAGTAAATTGGCCCTCCACACGGCTCATTAAGTTCAGAATACTGTAATAGCTCAGCCGGAAAGTACTGACAAGAGGTGCCGGTTTGCCTAACACCATGTCCTTGATAACACTCATTTCCATCTGCAAAGTGGACTCACGTTATGGACGAAAGTCAAGCTAAAAGAAATAAGTGAGAACAAAAGGTTCTAGTACTCTAAGATAGTAACAATGCAATCAACTGAAATAATTCACATACGGAACCATAAAAGCTAAATTGTTCTTCATACGGCAAGCAAAATTCAAGCATAACTTTGGAACAAAACCAAAAGTTTCAACACAATAAATCTATAAGCATGACTACCCAGAACAGCACAACTGTTTTTCAATGTGAAAGTTCAATGCAGTCTCAAAGCATGCCACGGATTGTGTtgtcttaagtcatacatgtatTCATTTGCATACAAACCAACATTGAAATcggtaaaaagaaaagaaaagaaagattgaACCCAATAAACATCAAGGTCAGTCAGAATTCTAAATGCAATTGAAATAGCAACAGCATTAAATTAAAATAGAAAGCAGTTATCAATTCTCAAATCAGATTTTGTCAACCGAACACAAAAGGATAACTGCAGGTCAGGAAACACTGGAATAAATTGTTGTATTCTTTCCCAAAGAAGCCCCAAATTTGTCAAGCCAACAAAGACAAACTAACTACCCTGCCATGAACACCTATGCATTGTACTCGGGAAGCAAAGATAATTACAACATAGAACCATGGGAGTTTACCTTCTCATCTATCATTATAACACAAATGCCACGTTCATCCTTGCCACGCCGGCCAGCTCTTCCACTCATCTAAGAATACAGTACATGTGAATTAATATAAGAAGGCTTTCAACATGTCCACCCTGTAAACATTACATGTATGAATGTATGCCTAACTTGTGTTtcatatataaaaatatttacctGTATATATTCTCCAGAACCAATATAGCGGTTAGTATCACCATCCCATTTTTTGACAGATGTGAAAACAACCGTTTTTGCAGGCATATTAAGACCCATGGCAAACTGaggcagaaagaaaaaaatcaagacTGTTATTGATCAAATGGTGCAAAAGATGCACTATATACATGAAGCGTAAACCAATATTTCTTTCACTTTTCCCTGTCTGAAGCTTTCCATTTGACAAATGGAACTCTAGATTATACTACATGTGAAGAGATAAAAACAAGCTTAATTGGAATAATCAGGATAGAGATCATACTGTCTCAGTAGCAAAGAGAGCTTTCACAAGGCCTTCTTGAAAGAGCAATTCCACCAGCTCTTTGATTATGGGAAGTAGTCCAGAATGGTGTACTGCAATGCCTCGTTTAAGAAGCGGCAACATCAACTCTATAGCAGGTAAACTTCTATCTTCTTCGACTAAACAACCAATAGCATTATGGAAAACTTGCTCGATGCATTCCTTTTCATCTTCAGTGTTGAAGTCAAGTTTTGACATAGACATGGCATGGTGCTCACATTCTCTTCTACTAAAGCTGAAAATTATGACTGGTTGAAACTTCCGCTCCATGATCATCTGAAGATTAACAGTCATTCAATATTAAGCAAGGATATGAATGGTTAAGTTTCAAATAAGATATCAACAATTAAACAGTTAACTTCTACAAGTGAAATGTGAATCAGACCTAGCCCTTTAACATAATAGATTCTAGATCAGGTAATCATCTTAAGATTAGGAATTGAAAAGATTAGGACTTAAATTAAGCAGGTATTTGATCATCAGGATTCAAATAACATATCAACAACCAAGCAATAAATATCTACCAATAAGATGTCAACTTTAGTCTACTCCTTTAACACAGTGTATTTTAGATAAAAATTATTCAGGCATGTTCAAACTATTCTTTTCAGAAAGTGCATCAAGCCAAAGAATAGAGTATAAATTGCACTAAAGAATGCCAATGGCTGCCTACCTTGACAATTCTGTATATGTCAGAATTCCCAGAGGCGCTTCCACCTTTTGCAATTCGACCACTCGCTTTAGGTccaccacctctccttccaTCTAATTGATTATTTTGCTTACTAAATGAGTCCTGTAGCTTCCCAAAGTTATCCTCTCTGAACTGCCCGCTTTCATCTACTACAAGGTAGAGACCAGAACCACCAATTGGAAACACATAGTGCTGCAACGGTGTCGGCCTGAAGTCCGTATACACAACGTGACAGGGCTGCTTGTGCAGACTGCATATCCACTCCGCAAACTCGGTCGCGTTCGACATGGTAGCGGACAGAAAGACCATCTTGATGGCAGGGGGCAGGAAAATTATACTCTCCTCCCACACGACTCCTCTCTCGCGATCCTTCATGTAATGAATCTCATCGAATATAACCCAAGCAACCTCCTTGATCACCTCAGAGCCCCTGTAGAGCATGGCCCTGAGGATCTCGGTAGTCATGACCAGGCACGTGGCATTCGGCTGGAGCGTGACATCGCCTGTCATCAGCCCGACATCTGTGAACTCCTGGCTGAGCTCCCTGTACTTCTGGTTGCTCAGGGCCTTGAGCGGGGAGGTGTAGATGACCCTCTGCTTGTCCCGGAACGCCATGGCGATGGCGTACTCGGCGACGACGGTCTTCCCTGCGGAGGTGTGCGCGGAGACGAGCACCGACTCGTTCCTCTCCAGGCACGCGATGGAGACGCTCTGGAAGGGGTCTAGCTTGAACGGGTACTGCTTGGCCATCTCCCCGTTGAACTCCGGGTTCGCCAGCGTCCCGTGCACCGCCTCGTCCTTGGCCGCCTCGTAGCTCTTCGGGACAGCGACCTCGTGGATGCACGACCGGGAGGTGTTCCGGCGCTTGGCCGCCGGGTCCGCCTCCGCCTGCGattgcgccgtcgacgccggcgccggcgggctcggatcctccaccccgctcgagtCAGGCGCCTTGCGCTTGCTGGTGTTCTCTGCCTCTTCCCCCATCGCCCCCCGCTCGCCGCAAACCCAACCTACCAAACCCAACACCGCGTCAGAGAATGCTGCCACGCAATTGGAGCAATCCATCCAATACAAGCAAGCTCAAGAGTAGGGTTCCTTACCGAGTGATACCTCGAAGAGAGGCGGCGCCGCGCGTCCGACGGCGGTGGTTTTCcggcgggaggagcggcggcggcggcgaaggggaggTGTGACCTAGCACTACGGTGCCTCTTCGGCAAACTTCACCgcgaacggcggcgcgggcggcacaGGACGGAGTCGATCCTTGTCGTTGATCTCCGCCGCACGAATATTGACGCGGGAGGTAGTCGGTAGATGGCTTGGGCCGGACATTCTCCATCCGTCACGGCCCGCTATCAGAATTCGGCCCTGTTACTTGGTCAGCACAGAAAATTGGGGAAAAAATTCCTCCGCCAGCCGACTGCAAATCCGAGCTCGTCCTACATATACCAGGACGGcaaggtgcggcggcggcgcttccaTTCCGGCACGACCCGACCAAGAACCCAAGAAAGGGAGCGAGCGTGATTCAATCCCACCAAGGGAAACCAAGAACGAGAGGGTGATCAAAATCCCACCAAGAAACCAAGAAAGGGTGATCCGGATTGGAGAGGGTTCGATTCGGGCAAGAaaccaagaaagggaaggagcgCGAGCAATGGAGGCGTCGCGGTTCGGTTTCGACTTCCCGCCGGCGTACAAGTTCGACCCCACCGACGAGGACATCGTGGCGCACTACCTGCTCCCGCGCGCCATCGGGTTCCCCAACCCCTACGCGCACGCCGTCATCGACGACGACCCCTGCAGCTGCCCGCCTTGGGAGCTCCTgcgccgccacggccacgcCGGCAGCGACCATGCCTTCTTCTTCGGGCCCCCCAGCGATCGGGCCGTTAACGGCGTCCGCGCGTGCCGCGTCGTCCGCCCCGGGCCcgaaggcggcgccggcggcctgtGGCGCGGGCATGACGCCAAGGAGGCGgacctcgtcgtcgtccgcagaggcggcggcgcccagctGCAGCTCAGGTACAGGCGCCGCAACCTGGCTTACTACCACGACGGCGATCCGAACTCCAGCGGGTGGGTGATGCACGAGTACCAACTCCTCCATCCCAAGCTGCTCCCCGGCCCCGTGCTCTTGCGCATCAGGATCACCGCCAAGGccaagaagaagcagcagctcGCCACCAGGgccaagaagcagcagcacgccgccgccgccgatcaaCAGCCTATCCCGGGTCCAGAGCAGCCAGGCCCGAGCAACTACCCCGGCGACGCCCCATCACCGGAAATCTCGTCCTGACGGACAACGGCGAGGGAACAAGCAGCGGCGCACAGGCTGAAGTTCTCCACCAATGCGACAACAACGGCGGTTTCATGGAAGAGGCGGCCGGTTACTCTGCTTCGCTCGTCGCCAGGGATCACGTCAGCTTACCAGAAGAGCCGGCTCACTTCTACTCTTTCCTCAATCCAAGATGGCAGCAATGAATGTTGAAAAGCAGACCATGCATTGCTTTCTAGAATAGTGTGCAGTAGGCCTCATGGGCTTTCAGGACATGTTTGGCAGCAAACTGAGATTTGTTGAATGAATCATGTGATTTGGTTGTGTTGGATTCTTCCGTTTGTGTGAATTAGTTGTCACTGAGATTGCTTTGAATgaattttgtgattttggttgttTGCGCAAGTAACTGAAGGAGTTCTTTTAAAATATGAATTTTAAAAGCTATGTCTAATTTACCTCTCAAGAAAAGAAACTTTTTCCCCATGTGCTGCTACTTACTGCCAAAGTTTATCTATGCTCCAGTACCACCATTACCATTATATACAATTTGGACTGTCACTTGGACAAAATGAGCAATGATAGATAATTGTGAACTTACACAGCAAAATTTGGGGCAACAAAATGAGCCAGTGAGGCAGTGATAGAGATACAAAGGTCCAATTGAAAACTTAAGTTTCCATCTGAGCATCCAGATGCATGAACACATTTCTGAGTGTGAAAATAAATTTCTGAAATAGCACAGAACTGATGACAACTCAGAAAAAAGTATTTATGCATAGTAAGATGTGCGTTCCTCACACATCCATTTCTGTTGTGTTTGTCACTCTGTTTACCTTATAAAAGATCTCCAATTTTATTGAATGAATCCATATCAATAAATACATGACTTGACATATCTTTAGTCTCTTCCTATATGCCAAAATTCAATTGATTTCCCATACTTACCACTAATACGGTGAAAGATGCCTGATTAGTTTAATCTAGAACCTTTCGTTTGTGTCCTGCATTTGGCACTTGAATTGCTCCCTACAGTAAAATAACAAAGTTATACATGTCCTGAAGAAACTGATTATTATGAAAGCACAGGATTACACATGCAAGTTCTAGTCATCAAAGGTGTCTGCAACATGATGATTATGGAAACATGAGTAATAGTATGTGTAACCTAACTCCAATGATTTTGGAAGCACTTATTGTAGATTGTAACTTGAGAATTAGAAATCTTAGGTTTTATATTTTTCATAATGTGGTTATCTGGTCAAATTGAAGAAAAGCCATCTGAAGTTCTTTGAtgaactttacatatttttagGGACTCAGTGTCGTTTTCACCAAGATATCACCAAATTTGCTGAAAGCAACAAAATGCATTGTCCTTCTGAACATCGCGATAAAAAAACTAGCCACCAAATGGTAATATCAATCTAATGATTTCTTTAATTTAATCAAGTCTTGTAGTTTTACAGGGATGAACCTTGTAAATCAGCATATTTAGATGATTAAGGGTAAAGTTTACGTATAAAAGGAAAAAACTGATAGCTATATAAGTACATAAGCTGTCAAAATGCACTTCTACAATGGAAGTGCAGAGACACATTAATTAGAAAATAATGATTGAGGCAGCAACCTAAATCATTAAGTTTCTCATTTCTGCAACAGAAAAAGATAATTCATTTTACTTCTTGGCTACAGCCTTTCATTAagtttctcatttttgcaaCATTACAGCCTCCTGATGAAAGATTGTAAAGAAAAAACGACTTACTGTAAAAGGAGAAGTTGCTAACACAATTGCTTTTTTTTAGGCACAGAAGTGAATTTTGCAACTTAGTCAACCGAAGGACTATTTTAAAATTCAcctccaagaaaaaaaaagtagagaGGCATCTGCCATATTTCACTTGCTTCAAACACATCTCTGATTGTTCTGTAATAATAAAAATGGTTACCTAGACTCATGCCAAATCTTACTCAAAAGCTGCCTCAAGAACTCTGGCCATTGCAACAGTATCGTGAATATGCATCAAAAGATTCTATTAGATAAGCACCAATTATGTATGCTGAAAAGAGCAAATATAAAGTTCAACTCAAGATAGTACATACATTGCTCCCAATCTCCCAGAGTCGGACTTCAAAAGTGGCCATATCTTAAGTAGACCACTTAAATTCAGAAGTGCAACGTGCTGAAATGCATTGCTGATTCAGACCACCGTTTGCTTCAACATTGACAAAACCATTTGAAATTAGCTTATAACTCTATAGAATGTTGTATATGCGAGCAGTGTCTAACTACTAAGTTATGCTGCCTTTCACATCTTAAAATGACACAGTggtagaaaaagaaagaagatttTGACCCGGACGTTCGATATGTAAAATACATCCGTAACGCTGTGTTTGGAAGAGGGGTATCGACGTACTGCTGCTCTAGGAATTTAAATTCGGACTAGATCCTTATTTGGACTCCAATCCTTCCCTTCCCGAAAAGGAACTATAATAAGCAGAAGCGTGGTTTGTGATAAAATCATAAAGGGaagtgctagcgcccggacgtccgataattttttttatcggacgctccgtcgcaacattaaaaaataactatcgaaacatcAAAACTCAACACTTGAAACAACAAGGATTGCAACAACTTTACGTACATGAAACATCACAAACCGcttcatgcaacattcaaaatAGACACATTGCAATAAAAAAAGCATCTCTTACAGCATTGCAACAACGTAAAGAAGAAGAgaccgaaacaaagaaaacaactatatgcaacatcatgaacaagttggtgcaacacccgattgctggcaagtcagactgttgcaaaacagatgaaacatcaaaagccaccattgcaacatccaaaaataactattgcaacaccatgaggtactattgcaacactcagatccacgacaaccagcctgccCGTTGTCGGCCGAAGGAGAGGAGATACAGCCGGATCTGAGGAggctgccgccggccggggtAGGGGAGGGTTAGGGCTtgctcggatctcgccggggttGGGGAGAGAGCCACTGGATCCGAGGGCGTTGGGCGCTCCTGGTGGGTTGAGGACGtcggagtggggggaggggcgccgcctaGGTTGGGGACGAGCCGCCGGGGTGGAAGAGTGCGACGCCATCGAGGTGGGGAAGAGGACGCCAGCGTGGGGcgcgggtgggggacgaggccgccgggtgggggagcgcgacgccgtcgaggtgggtaaggaggatgccggtgtggggCGCGGGTGGGAGATAAGGCcgccggagtggaggaggaggataccggggtggaaggttgaagaagaaaggggatgtggaagaaaaagaacTGTGAGAATGGATAGGAAGCGGAGGGGAGCGGAACGACGTCCGACGCGTCCGGACGCTCGGACGATAGCGTTTCCGAATCATAAAACGCAAGCAGAAACGGCAGTTGGTTACCCTTTTTCAAAATGCCCGGCAAAATTACTCAAAGCCCTCACAGTATGTCAGAGGCCCAACAGCTTGCTCTGCTCCGGGTGTTCCGCGTGAACTGCagataaagaagaagaaaaaaagttgaAGCCTGCTCCGAATCGGCAACGGAATGTCGGAATCCGACTAGAATCGCAGCTCCTCTTTCTCCTGATCTACATATATCGGCAGATCGAGCCGTCGAGTCGATCACGAATCGTCACAAAGAAACAAGGCAAAGGGCGGCTTGAATCCGGCCAAGAAACCAAGAAACAACGGCCGCCGGACCCGACCAAAAAACCAAGCACttctcgtcgccggcgaccaaGAAACCAATGGAGGCGTCGCGGTTCGGCTTCGACTTCCCGCCGGCGTACAAGTTCGACCCGACCGACGCCGACATCGTGGCTCACTACCTCCTCCCGCGCGCCATCGGGTTCCCGAACCCCTACGCGCACGCCATCATCGACGACGACCCCTACAGCTGCCCGCCCTGGGAGTTCATGCGCCGCCACGGGCACGCGGGCAGCGACCACGCCTTCTTCTTCGGGCCCCAGCGGGAGCCGGACCCCAGGAAGAAGGCCGCCCGCACCGTCGCCCCCGGggaggacggcgtcggcggcacCTGGGACGGGCAGAGGAGCGACGCCAcccgcctcgtcctcctccgcgccggcgccggggccgaaGGCCCAAGGCTCGAGGTCACGTACAAGCGCCACAACCTGTCCTACTACCACGGCccgcagaagaagaagaccagcGGGTGGGTCATGCACGAGTACCAGATCATCGACCCGCCCCACCTCGCCGGCACCATCCTCTCGCGCGTCAAGATCACCggcaaggagaagaagaatgaGGGCAAGCAGCAGAAGCAGGCCGACGCCGGCCAGCAGGTGGTCCCCCCGGGCCCGGACCAAGCGGGCCCGAGCAACTACTACCATCAGCcggtcggcggcggtgaggagtACGGCGGTG
This genomic window from Setaria viridis chromosome 8, Setaria_viridis_v4.0, whole genome shotgun sequence contains:
- the LOC117866550 gene encoding DExH-box ATP-dependent RNA helicase DExH10 encodes the protein MGEEAENTSKRKAPDSSGVEDPSPPAPASTAQSQAEADPAAKRRNTSRSCIHEVAVPKSYEAAKDEAVHGTLANPEFNGEMAKQYPFKLDPFQSVSIACLERNESVLVSAHTSAGKTVVAEYAIAMAFRDKQRVIYTSPLKALSNQKYRELSQEFTDVGLMTGDVTLQPNATCLVMTTEILRAMLYRGSEVIKEVAWVIFDEIHYMKDRERGVVWEESIIFLPPAIKMVFLSATMSNATEFAEWICSLHKQPCHVVYTDFRPTPLQHYVFPIGGSGLYLVVDESGQFREDNFGKLQDSFSKQNNQLDGRRGGGPKASGRIAKGGSASGNSDIYRIVKMIMERKFQPVIIFSFSRRECEHHAMSMSKLDFNTEDEKECIEQVFHNAIGCLVEEDRSLPAIELMLPLLKRGIAVHHSGLLPIIKELVELLFQEGLVKALFATETFAMGLNMPAKTVVFTSVKKWDGDTNRYIGSGEYIQMSGRAGRRGKDERGICVIMIDEKMEMSVIKDMVLGKPAPLVSTFRLSYYSILNLMSRVEGQFTAEHVIRHSFHQFQYEKALPEIVQKITRLEDEATLLDSSGEIDLAEYHKLGLDISELEKKIMSEMIRPERALLYLVPGRLVKVRDGSTDWGWGVVVNVVKKPPASGTLPPALSASRSNSYIVDTLLHCSSSSNENGSRSKPCPPRPGEKGEMHVVPVPLPLISGLSSVRINIPPDLRPPEARQNILFAVQELGKRYPQGLPKLHPINDMGIQEPELVDLVHKLEELEQKQCSHRLHKSGQSEQELSWYQRKADLNSEIQQLKSKMRDSQLQKFRDELRNRSRVLKMLGHIDADGVLQLKGRAACLIDTGDELLITELMFNGTFNDLDHHQVASLASCFVPCDKSSEQIRLRNELSGPMMQLQEAARKIAEVQRECKLEVNVEEYVESTCRPYLMDVIYCWSRGATFAEVMEMTDIFEGSVIRLARRLDEFLNQLRAAAEAVGEVNLEEKFKKASESLRRGIMFSNSLYL
- the LOC117834219 gene encoding NAC domain-containing protein 18 codes for the protein MEASRFGFDFPPAYKFDPTDEDIVAHYLLPRAIGFPNPYAHAVIDDDPCSCPPWELLRRHGHAGSDHAFFFGPPSDRAVNGVRACRVVRPGPEGGAGGLWRGHDAKEADLVVVRRGGGAQLQLRYRRRNLAYYHDGDPNSSGWVMHEYQLLHPKLLPGPVLLRIRITAKAKKKQQLATRAKKQQHAAAADQQPIPGPEQPGPSNYPGDAPSPEISS